Proteins from a single region of Anastrepha ludens isolate Willacy chromosome 5, idAnaLude1.1, whole genome shotgun sequence:
- the LOC128863003 gene encoding uricase: MFARPLQGASTATIERQPASSFNAPHQYTISDYGYGKDCVKVLHVKRNGPVHSIREFEVGTHLKLYSQKDYFKGDNSDIVATDSQKNTVYLLAKKHGIEDPERFALLLANHFLNKYSHVAEAHVHVEEYPWERITQEDDGDNYASISERQRHNHAFIFTPIAQRYCDVLLRRVDPKVTVISGIKGLRVLKTTQSSFVNFVNDEFRSLPDQYDRLFSTVVDCCWEYSDINDVKFCQTWNKVKNIIIRNFAGDTNVGVSSVSVQNTLYLSEKEVLDVIPQISVISMTLPNKHYFNFDTKPFQSIVPGDNNEVFIPVDKPHGTIYAQLSRKDLKSHL, from the exons ATGTTCGCACGCCCATTACAAGGCGCTAGCACAGCAACGATCGAGCGACAACCAGCATCGTCGTTCAACGCTCCTCACCAGTATACGATCTCCGATTATGGCTACGGCAAGGATTGTGTTAAGGTCTTGCATGTTAAGAGGAATGGGCCAGTGCACTCGATAAGAGAATTCGAAGTGGGCACACATTTGAAATTGTACAGCCAAAAGGATTACTTTAAAG GTGATAACTCGGACATTGTCGCCACCGATTCGCAGAAGAACACTGTCTATTTGTTAGCGAAAAAACATGGTATTGAGGATCCGGAAAGGTTTGCTCTGCTACTTGCTAATCACTTCCTCAACAAGTATTCACACGTTGCTGAGGCACATGTACATGTCGAGGAGTATCCTTGGGAGCGCATCACACAGGAGGACGACGGCGACAATTACGCCTCAATCAGCGAACGTCAGCGTCACAATCATGCATTCATCTTTACGCCCATTGCTCAGCGCTATTGCGATGTTTTGCTGAGACGAGTAG ATCCCAAAGTGACTGTAATTTCCGGAATCAAGGGTCTCCGTGTGCTGAAGACCACGCAGTCTTCGTTTGTTAACTTTGTCAACGATGAATTTCGCTCCTTACCAGATCAATACGATCGTCTTTTCAGCACGGTCGTCGATTGCTGTTGGGAATATTCCGATATTAATGATGTGAAATTTTGCCAAACCTGGAATAaggtgaaaaatattattattcgaAATTTTGCTGGCGATACAAATGTGGGCGTATCTTCGGTATCTGTGCAAAATACGTTGTACCTCTCCGAGAAGGAGGTACTCGATGTTATACCGCAAATTTCGGTGATTTCAATGACTTTGCCAAACAAACATTACTTTAACTTCGATACGAAGCCATTCCAAAGCATTGTGCCAGGTGATAATAATGAGGTCTTCATTCCCGTCGATAAGCCACATGGCACCATCTATGCGCAATTGTCTAGAAAAGATCTGAAAAGTCATTTATGA